A genomic region of Alligator mississippiensis isolate rAllMis1 chromosome 6, rAllMis1, whole genome shotgun sequence contains the following coding sequences:
- the FUT11 gene encoding alpha-(1,3)-fucosyltransferase 11 isoform X2: MGGAWQLCLLALALALAAAEDSEWAGAGDEAEAVWPESEPEPWAAGVGAALGAVVTPAYRGPGNNDTRANRALPIVLWWSGGLFPHFPADTARVDCARGSCLATRRRQVWRQRRTRALLFYGTDFRAYEAPLPRLPHQAWALFHEESPMNNYALSHAPGIRLFNYTATFRRESHYPLTLQWLPSLAYLRREPLPLPDKERWRQRGYGPVLYLQSHCDVPADRDRYVRQLMNYIQVDSYGKCLHNRELPSERLTDTSTATTEDSEFMTFISRYKFHLAMENAICNDYITEKLWRPLHVGAIPVYRGSPSVRDWMPDNLSIILVDDFGSPQELAEYLHFLDRNGEEYLKYLEYKKPGGIKNQFLVQSLKSREWGVNDMTLPNYLNGFECFICDKVNERMKAEREHRKSHGKVKAPEPHIAHFTHMGCPMPAPGFGNIEDIPEGDRQSASRLLHLAEQFVEKVNSQQ; encoded by the exons ATGGGCGGGGCCTGGCAGCTCTGCCTTCTcgcgctggcgctggcgctggctGCGGCGGAGGACTCGGAGTGGGCGGGGGCTGGGGACGAGGCCGAGGCGGTGTGGCCGGAGTCAGAGCCGGAGCCGTGGGCGGCGGGAGTGGGGGCGGCGCTGGGGGCGGTGGTGACGCCCGCGTACCGGGGCCCGGGTAACAACGACACGCGCGCGAACCGGGCGCTGCCTATCGTGCTGTGGTGGAGCGGCGGCCTCTTCCCGCACTTCCCCGCCGACACGGCGCGCGTGGACTGCGCGCGCGGCTCATGCCTGGCCACGCGGCGGCGCCAGGTGTGGCGGCAGCGGCGCACACGGGCGCTGCTCTTCTACGGCACCGACTTCCGCGCCTACGAGGCGCCGCTGCCGCGCCTGCCGCACCAGGCCTGGGCGCTGTTCCACGAGGAGTCGCCCATGAACAACTACGCGCTGTCGCACGCGCCGGGCATCCGCCTTTTCAACTACACGGCTACCTTCCGGCGCGAGTCGCACTACCCGCTCACGCTGCAGTGGCTGCCGAGCCTGGCCTACCTGCGCCGTGAGCCGCTGCCGCTGCCCGACAAGGAGCGCTGGCGCCAGCGCGGCTACGGACCCGTGCTCTACTTGCAGTCGCACTGCGACGTGCCCGCCGACCGCGACCGCTACGTGCGCCAGCTCATGAACTACATCCAG GTAGACTCCTACGGCAAATGCCTGCATAACCGAGAGCTTCCCAGCGAGAGGCTGACGGACACTTCTACAGCCACAACAGAGGATTCTGAATTCATGACCTTTATCTCCAGGTACAAGTTCCACTTGGCCATGGAGAATGCAATATGCAATGACTACATAACAGAAAAACTGTGGCGTCCACTGCATGTGGGAGCCATCCCTGTGTACCGAGGGTCCCCATCTGTGCGGGATTGGATGCCTGATAACCTCTCCATCATCCTTGTGGATGATTTTGGAAGCCCCCAAGAGCTAGCAGAGTACCTTCACTTCTTGGACAGGAATGGGGAGGAATACTTGAAATACCTAGAGTATAAGAAGCCAGGAGGCATTAAAAACCAGTTTCTGGTGCAGAGCCTGAAGTCACGAGAGTGGGGAGTGAATGATATGACTCTGCCAAATTACCTGAACGGCTTTGAGTGTTTCATCTGTGACAAGGTAAATGAACGAATGAAAGCTGAGAGAGAGCACCGAAAATCTCACGGAAAAGTGAAAGCTCCCGAACCCCACATAGCTCATTTCACACACATGGGGTGTCCTATGCCAGCTCCTGGCTTTGGAAAtattgaggacatccctgaaggaGACAG
- the FUT11 gene encoding alpha-(1,3)-fucosyltransferase 11 isoform X1 produces the protein MGGAWQLCLLALALALAAAEDSEWAGAGDEAEAVWPESEPEPWAAGVGAALGAVVTPAYRGPGNNDTRANRALPIVLWWSGGLFPHFPADTARVDCARGSCLATRRRQVWRQRRTRALLFYGTDFRAYEAPLPRLPHQAWALFHEESPMNNYALSHAPGIRLFNYTATFRRESHYPLTLQWLPSLAYLRREPLPLPDKERWRQRGYGPVLYLQSHCDVPADRDRYVRQLMNYIQVDSYGKCLHNRELPSERLTDTSTATTEDSEFMTFISRYKFHLAMENAICNDYITEKLWRPLHVGAIPVYRGSPSVRDWMPDNLSIILVDDFGSPQELAEYLHFLDRNGEEYLKYLEYKKPGGIKNQFLVQSLKSREWGVNDMTLPNYLNGFECFICDKVNERMKAEREHRKSHGKVKAPEPHIAHFTHMGCPMPAPGFGNIEDIPEGDSWKEMWLQDYWQSLDQSEALTAMIHHNESHQGKFWDYMHEIFLKRTRQH, from the exons ATGGGCGGGGCCTGGCAGCTCTGCCTTCTcgcgctggcgctggcgctggctGCGGCGGAGGACTCGGAGTGGGCGGGGGCTGGGGACGAGGCCGAGGCGGTGTGGCCGGAGTCAGAGCCGGAGCCGTGGGCGGCGGGAGTGGGGGCGGCGCTGGGGGCGGTGGTGACGCCCGCGTACCGGGGCCCGGGTAACAACGACACGCGCGCGAACCGGGCGCTGCCTATCGTGCTGTGGTGGAGCGGCGGCCTCTTCCCGCACTTCCCCGCCGACACGGCGCGCGTGGACTGCGCGCGCGGCTCATGCCTGGCCACGCGGCGGCGCCAGGTGTGGCGGCAGCGGCGCACACGGGCGCTGCTCTTCTACGGCACCGACTTCCGCGCCTACGAGGCGCCGCTGCCGCGCCTGCCGCACCAGGCCTGGGCGCTGTTCCACGAGGAGTCGCCCATGAACAACTACGCGCTGTCGCACGCGCCGGGCATCCGCCTTTTCAACTACACGGCTACCTTCCGGCGCGAGTCGCACTACCCGCTCACGCTGCAGTGGCTGCCGAGCCTGGCCTACCTGCGCCGTGAGCCGCTGCCGCTGCCCGACAAGGAGCGCTGGCGCCAGCGCGGCTACGGACCCGTGCTCTACTTGCAGTCGCACTGCGACGTGCCCGCCGACCGCGACCGCTACGTGCGCCAGCTCATGAACTACATCCAG GTAGACTCCTACGGCAAATGCCTGCATAACCGAGAGCTTCCCAGCGAGAGGCTGACGGACACTTCTACAGCCACAACAGAGGATTCTGAATTCATGACCTTTATCTCCAGGTACAAGTTCCACTTGGCCATGGAGAATGCAATATGCAATGACTACATAACAGAAAAACTGTGGCGTCCACTGCATGTGGGAGCCATCCCTGTGTACCGAGGGTCCCCATCTGTGCGGGATTGGATGCCTGATAACCTCTCCATCATCCTTGTGGATGATTTTGGAAGCCCCCAAGAGCTAGCAGAGTACCTTCACTTCTTGGACAGGAATGGGGAGGAATACTTGAAATACCTAGAGTATAAGAAGCCAGGAGGCATTAAAAACCAGTTTCTGGTGCAGAGCCTGAAGTCACGAGAGTGGGGAGTGAATGATATGACTCTGCCAAATTACCTGAACGGCTTTGAGTGTTTCATCTGTGACAAGGTAAATGAACGAATGAAAGCTGAGAGAGAGCACCGAAAATCTCACGGAAAAGTGAAAGCTCCCGAACCCCACATAGCTCATTTCACACACATGGGGTGTCCTATGCCAGCTCCTGGCTTTGGAAAtattgaggacatccctgaaggaGACAG
- the FUT11 gene encoding alpha-(1,3)-fucosyltransferase 11 isoform X3 — translation MGGAWQLCLLALALALAAAEDSEWAGAGDEAEAVWPESEPEPWAAGVGAALGAVVTPAYRGPGNNDTRANRALPIVLWWSGGLFPHFPADTARVDCARGSCLATRRRQVWRQRRTRALLFYGTDFRAYEAPLPRLPHQAWALFHEESPMNNYALSHAPGIRLFNYTATFRRESHYPLTLQWLPSLAYLRREPLPLPDKERWRQRGYGPVLYLQSHCDVPADRDRYVRQLMNYIQVDSYGKCLHNRELPSERLTDTSTATTEDSEFMTFISRYKFHLAMENAICNDYITEKLWRPLHVGAIPVYRGSPSVRDWMPDNLSIILVDDFGSPQELAEYLHFLDRNGEEYLKYLEYKKPGGIKNQFLVQSLKSREWGVNDMTLPNYLNGFECFICDKLEGDVAAGLLAEP, via the exons ATGGGCGGGGCCTGGCAGCTCTGCCTTCTcgcgctggcgctggcgctggctGCGGCGGAGGACTCGGAGTGGGCGGGGGCTGGGGACGAGGCCGAGGCGGTGTGGCCGGAGTCAGAGCCGGAGCCGTGGGCGGCGGGAGTGGGGGCGGCGCTGGGGGCGGTGGTGACGCCCGCGTACCGGGGCCCGGGTAACAACGACACGCGCGCGAACCGGGCGCTGCCTATCGTGCTGTGGTGGAGCGGCGGCCTCTTCCCGCACTTCCCCGCCGACACGGCGCGCGTGGACTGCGCGCGCGGCTCATGCCTGGCCACGCGGCGGCGCCAGGTGTGGCGGCAGCGGCGCACACGGGCGCTGCTCTTCTACGGCACCGACTTCCGCGCCTACGAGGCGCCGCTGCCGCGCCTGCCGCACCAGGCCTGGGCGCTGTTCCACGAGGAGTCGCCCATGAACAACTACGCGCTGTCGCACGCGCCGGGCATCCGCCTTTTCAACTACACGGCTACCTTCCGGCGCGAGTCGCACTACCCGCTCACGCTGCAGTGGCTGCCGAGCCTGGCCTACCTGCGCCGTGAGCCGCTGCCGCTGCCCGACAAGGAGCGCTGGCGCCAGCGCGGCTACGGACCCGTGCTCTACTTGCAGTCGCACTGCGACGTGCCCGCCGACCGCGACCGCTACGTGCGCCAGCTCATGAACTACATCCAG GTAGACTCCTACGGCAAATGCCTGCATAACCGAGAGCTTCCCAGCGAGAGGCTGACGGACACTTCTACAGCCACAACAGAGGATTCTGAATTCATGACCTTTATCTCCAGGTACAAGTTCCACTTGGCCATGGAGAATGCAATATGCAATGACTACATAACAGAAAAACTGTGGCGTCCACTGCATGTGGGAGCCATCCCTGTGTACCGAGGGTCCCCATCTGTGCGGGATTGGATGCCTGATAACCTCTCCATCATCCTTGTGGATGATTTTGGAAGCCCCCAAGAGCTAGCAGAGTACCTTCACTTCTTGGACAGGAATGGGGAGGAATACTTGAAATACCTAGAGTATAAGAAGCCAGGAGGCATTAAAAACCAGTTTCTGGTGCAGAGCCTGAAGTCACGAGAGTGGGGAGTGAATGATATGACTCTGCCAAATTACCTGAACGGCTTTGAGTGTTTCATCTGTGACAAG